One segment of Castanea sativa cultivar Marrone di Chiusa Pesio chromosome 3, ASM4071231v1 DNA contains the following:
- the LOC142628512 gene encoding serine/threonine-protein phosphatase 7 long form homolog has protein sequence MRQFLILHANTYELVVNKVEFLGKFVEYGCDLLKQIDCMEPGIDEEPEIVRPGPEDPSLLTRQRNHQSEDIWNGEDSGSLTCRGCAKEMAKITMQDNRVIDIIKLVGQLCVELLGFGVPENDNKTLVGQRILISRLVERIAEPLPHDATEEQVHQYARCYILALLGDKIFMDKSGDRVHLMFLEFLRNLHDPPKYSWGSGCLAWLYRELCRASDKEASQIGGALQLVQWVRVPSPKSRPFGIALIHYREQLVRMQPDQIIWQPYEADFGHLPNFCVVGRDTWTARVPLVCFCIVETHHPDRVL, from the exons ATGCGACAATTTCTAATTCTTCATGCCAATACATATGAGTTAGTTGTTAACAAAGTTGAGTTCTTAGgaaaatttgttgaatatggttGTGATCTTTTAAAGCAAATTGATTG TATGGAGCCTGGGATCGATGAGGAGCCAGAGATTGTGCGCCCTGGTCCAGAAGATCCTTCATTGTTGACGCGACAACGAAATCATCAAtcagaggacatttggaatggcgag GACTCGGGCTCACTTACATGCCGTGGTTGCGCTAAGGAGATGGCAAAGATAACGATGCAAGATAATCGGGTGATTGATATTATCAAGTTGGTGGG GCAACTGTGCgtggagttgcttggttttggCGTTCCGgagaatgacaacaaaactttggtaGGGCAAAGGATTCTCATTAGTCGCCTTGTTGAGCGCATTGCAGAGCCACTGCCTCATGATGCAACGGAGGAGCAAGTACATCAGTATGCccggtgctatattttagctCTACTAGGGGATAAGATTTTCATGGATAAGtcgggagatagggtgcatctGATGTTCTTGGAGTTCCTACGGAACCTTCATGATCCGCCaaagtatagttggggtagtggttgcCTGGCATGGTTGTATAGAGAGTTGTGCCGGGCAAGTGATAAAGAGGCATCGCAGATTGGTGGGGCGTTGCAattggtcca gtgggtgcgggtgccaagCCCGAAGAGTAGGCCATTCGGCATAGCGTTGATCCATTATCGTgagcaattagttagaatgCAGCCGGACCAg atTATATGGCAGCCATATGAGGCAGATTTCGGCCACCTTCCTAACTTCTGCGTTGTAGGGAGGGATACGTGGACGGCAAGGGTgccacttgtgtgtttttgcatagtagagaCACACCACCCAGATCGTGTCCTTTGA